A single region of the Paramicrobacterium fandaimingii genome encodes:
- a CDS encoding TetR/AcrR family transcriptional regulator has protein sequence MVSSTPDAGSARRQKTRDRLLDAAYDVFAEVGVDAAPVELVVERAGFTRGAFYSNFESKNELFVALAERENDRRMAQVQVGLDTVLPGLDGEALSRLTMTERVDVITGLVADFLKLQGDDKQWCVIESEFRVHALRNADFGRYLVEHETEMQRQLAQVLETTLLNFGQRFVVDPLVAVRIITTAYKDVTVRGLLAGTGIPAQSDSELHNVIASVVALFTEPTAPTHATS, from the coding sequence ATGGTCAGCTCAACGCCCGATGCAGGGTCTGCGCGTCGGCAGAAGACGCGAGATCGCCTGCTCGATGCCGCGTATGACGTGTTTGCGGAGGTTGGCGTGGATGCCGCGCCCGTCGAGCTCGTTGTCGAGCGCGCGGGCTTCACGCGGGGCGCGTTCTATTCAAACTTCGAGAGCAAGAACGAGCTCTTCGTCGCGCTCGCCGAGCGCGAGAACGATCGACGAATGGCGCAGGTGCAGGTTGGCCTCGATACCGTACTTCCCGGCCTCGACGGCGAGGCGCTGTCGAGGCTGACAATGACGGAGCGCGTCGACGTCATCACCGGGCTCGTCGCTGACTTTCTGAAGCTGCAGGGCGATGACAAGCAATGGTGCGTCATCGAGTCGGAATTTCGCGTGCACGCACTGCGCAATGCCGACTTTGGCCGCTATCTCGTAGAGCACGAGACCGAGATGCAGCGCCAGCTCGCGCAGGTTCTTGAGACGACCCTGCTCAATTTTGGGCAGCGCTTCGTCGTCGACCCGCTGGTCGCCGTGCGCATCATCACGACGGCCTACAAAGACGTCACGGTGCGCGGCCTGCTCGCGGGAACGGGCATTCCCGCGCAGTCAGACTCTGAACTGCACAACGTGATCGCCAGCGTCGTCGCCCTCTTCACGGAGCCGACGGCGCCGACGCACGCTACTTCGTAA